Below is a genomic region from Methanobacterium sp..
TATGCTAAACTCCCGAGACTTTAAAAAGAAATATCCTCAAGTAGGTGAAGATATTAAGGTTATGGGACTTAGAGACGATAACCATATCGTGCTTACAGTTGCTTCAGCCATGGTTTCAAAATATGTTAATGATCTTGACCATTATATCGATGTAAAAGCAAAAGTACACGATGAAGTACAGAAACTTGCCGAAAAGTACACAGAAAGAAATGTAGAAGTTTATATAAACACTGCAGACATTCATGACCCAGAAAATCCTTCAGTTTATCTGACTGTTACTGGAACTTCCGCAGAAATGGGTGACGACGGTTCTGTAGGACGTGGAAACCGTGCAAACGGGTTAATAACACCAAACAGACCTATGTCCATGGAAGCAACTTCCGGAAAGAACCCAATAAACCACGTTGGTAAAATATACAACCTTTTATCAAATAAAATTGCAAATGATATAACTGAAGAAGTTGAAGGGGTAAAACAGGTACATATAATGCTTTTAAGCCAGATAGGAAAACCAATTAACCTTCCAAAGGCTGCAAGTGTCCAAATGATTCTGGAAAATGGATACCAGCTTGAAAATGTTAACAAGCAGGTAGAAGAAGTCACAGATTACTGGTTAGAAAATATAACAAGCATAACTGACATGCTTGTAGCTGGTAAAATCAGGACTTTCTAAGCAAATTTTAAGTGAAA
It encodes:
- a CDS encoding methionine adenosyltransferase, with the translated sequence MKKNIFIEKLIQKPIEQQEIEIVERKGIGHPDSISDGIAESVSRALCNAYIEQFGEIMHHNTDEVQITAGESDPVFGGGDIIKPMDILLTGRGIAEFHNEKNGKLEIKKMGLDRIAIAAAKEYLRENIINLDVETATVVECKIGHGSGDLTDVFKRKGEAPSSNDTSFGVGYAPFSETENIVLATENMLNSRDFKKKYPQVGEDIKVMGLRDDNHIVLTVASAMVSKYVNDLDHYIDVKAKVHDEVQKLAEKYTERNVEVYINTADIHDPENPSVYLTVTGTSAEMGDDGSVGRGNRANGLITPNRPMSMEATSGKNPINHVGKIYNLLSNKIANDITEEVEGVKQVHIMLLSQIGKPINLPKAASVQMILENGYQLENVNKQVEEVTDYWLENITSITDMLVAGKIRTF